In Sporosarcina psychrophila, a genomic segment contains:
- a CDS encoding flagellar hook-length control protein FliK, giving the protein MNIASLQAMVGMNVQTSLNNVQSGQQATNSFGSVFSSIAGNVQLAVAPVQELTVSGITDESIMAIFNATSIEELGTAIKDLTDGESKLDSISNLGNLEELASLLNLEPKQLIESLLQLLEQAGLDEEELSAVANTNDFWTVLNAIDKVAPQFFAQLTDALEGKGEISKQQAIELLTLLKTAELTAPKTDLLLKQEQQVFTLQGYLATTGERFENVLNSSSSAKNGMVQLIESKNIVRFVVPVDAARTLTDDGTMEKGSESSPSTVSTKDASQQVVSSALGTVVATKGELTLTEVENRTNARNEVLIKEMQTIFKRANFGQADGTNRLLIKLYPEHLGQVRIELLQVNGIMTARILASTALGKEMLESQLHQLRSAFLQQNLQVERIDVSQTLQDTTKNDRDQAFNQHFRKEGQETEEQHEQNDEEEMTFQEYMIDLGV; this is encoded by the coding sequence GTGAACATCGCATCATTACAAGCAATGGTTGGGATGAACGTGCAGACTTCGTTGAATAATGTTCAGTCAGGTCAGCAAGCAACAAATTCATTTGGATCGGTTTTCAGCAGTATCGCTGGAAATGTCCAATTAGCTGTCGCTCCTGTACAGGAACTGACTGTCAGCGGGATAACCGATGAATCGATAATGGCAATTTTTAATGCAACTTCTATTGAAGAGCTTGGGACTGCTATTAAAGACCTAACAGATGGCGAAAGTAAACTAGATTCAATTTCTAATCTAGGTAATCTAGAAGAGCTTGCAAGTCTACTCAATCTTGAACCGAAACAACTGATTGAAAGCTTGCTTCAACTATTAGAACAAGCAGGTCTTGACGAAGAGGAATTGTCAGCAGTAGCCAATACGAATGACTTTTGGACGGTATTGAACGCCATTGATAAAGTGGCTCCACAGTTTTTCGCTCAATTGACAGATGCGCTTGAAGGGAAAGGCGAAATATCGAAACAACAGGCAATCGAATTATTGACGTTGCTTAAAACAGCAGAACTTACCGCGCCGAAAACCGATTTGCTTTTGAAGCAGGAACAGCAAGTATTTACACTACAAGGCTATCTTGCAACAACAGGTGAACGTTTCGAAAATGTCCTTAATTCTAGCAGTTCTGCGAAGAATGGCATGGTACAATTGATAGAGTCGAAAAACATAGTCCGATTTGTCGTTCCAGTAGATGCCGCTCGAACTTTGACAGATGATGGAACTATGGAAAAAGGTTCAGAATCATCGCCTAGCACGGTGAGTACCAAAGATGCATCGCAACAAGTTGTAAGTAGTGCATTAGGCACTGTTGTAGCAACTAAAGGTGAACTTACACTTACTGAAGTGGAAAATCGTACGAATGCACGAAATGAAGTTTTGATTAAAGAAATGCAAACTATTTTCAAACGTGCAAATTTCGGTCAAGCGGACGGAACGAACCGCCTTCTCATTAAACTTTATCCTGAACATCTGGGACAAGTTCGAATTGAATTGCTACAGGTAAATGGCATCATGACAGCACGGATTCTTGCATCCACTGCACTTGGTAAAGAGATGTTAGAAAGTCAGTTACATCAGCTTAGAAGCGCATTCCTTCAACAAAATCTGCAAGTAGAACGAATCGACGTTTCTCAAACATTGCAAGATACAACCAAAAACGATCGAGACCAAGCGTTTAATCAGCACTTCAGAAAAGAAGGACAAGAAACAGAAGAGCAACATGAACAAAACGATGAAGAAGAAATGACGTTCCAGGAGTATATGATTGATTTGGGGGTATAA
- a CDS encoding MotE family protein: MKKTKQTERVPKVEQEGKSSAFQKLLLWVLIPLLFTTALVLIIAKFADVNVFDKAKELTGNLPFITEKKEEDPIAGDLVLEERVVTMQAEIQEKEAQLFKVQQDLDKSATENEKLLIEQEKLLDEIAVLVRDKDDSKRKFSDIVTTFEQMSAKSSAPVITKMSDAEAIRILTNLKSDTLASILEKMSPEAAAKYTTMMTK, encoded by the coding sequence GTGAAAAAGACTAAACAAACAGAACGAGTACCAAAGGTAGAACAAGAGGGGAAAAGTAGTGCCTTTCAAAAATTGTTACTTTGGGTACTAATTCCATTGTTATTCACAACGGCACTCGTTCTAATCATTGCGAAATTCGCAGATGTCAACGTATTCGACAAGGCGAAAGAGTTGACTGGTAATTTACCGTTCATCACTGAAAAGAAAGAAGAAGATCCTATAGCAGGTGATTTGGTCCTCGAAGAGAGGGTCGTGACGATGCAGGCGGAAATTCAAGAGAAAGAAGCCCAACTATTCAAGGTTCAGCAGGATCTCGATAAATCAGCTACTGAAAATGAAAAATTGCTAATTGAACAAGAGAAACTCCTTGACGAAATTGCGGTGCTAGTGCGCGATAAAGACGACTCCAAACGGAAATTTAGTGATATCGTAACGACATTTGAGCAAATGTCTGCAAAATCTTCAGCACCTGTCATTACGAAAATGAGCGATGCTGAAGCAATACGAATTTTGACGAACTTGAAATCGGATACACTTGCTTCGATTCTGGAAAAAATGTCGCCGGAAGCTGCGGCGAAATATACGACGATGATGACCAAGTAA
- the fliJ gene encoding flagellar export protein FliJ encodes MKPYNYRFDKVLTFREQEKTETEVEFKGSVEAFETVATKLYDLLKKKEDTLTEQQVKMAVGFSVNEIHYYARFISSLEKRIAVVQQQVVQARSKMNWYENKLLEKTLEVRKFEKMKEKDREHHRAEMEQLEAIQLDELSTLKFRRRENR; translated from the coding sequence ATGAAGCCTTATAATTACCGTTTTGATAAAGTACTGACTTTCCGTGAACAAGAAAAAACCGAAACTGAAGTGGAATTTAAAGGGTCAGTCGAGGCATTCGAAACAGTTGCCACTAAACTGTATGACTTGCTGAAAAAGAAAGAAGATACGCTCACCGAACAACAGGTCAAGATGGCGGTCGGTTTTTCGGTTAATGAAATTCATTACTATGCTCGATTCATTAGTAGCTTAGAGAAAAGAATAGCAGTGGTACAACAGCAAGTCGTGCAGGCTCGCTCGAAAATGAATTGGTACGAGAATAAGCTGTTGGAAAAGACGCTTGAAGTTCGAAAGTTTGAAAAGATGAAAGAAAAAGATCGTGAACATCATCGAGCTGAAATGGAACAGCTAGAAGCGATTCAGCTCGATGAATTGTCGACGTTGAAGTTCCGCAGAAGAGAAAATAGGTGA
- the fliI gene encoding flagellar protein export ATPase FliI, translating to MKKAEDLIAVIPNIKTFKKLGRVVRVVGLMIESQGPESSIGDVCHIHLNNTGKADSIIKAEVVGFKEEIVILMPYTNIRDISSGCLVESLGKPLEIKVGMNLVGKVLDSMGNPIDNSILPRGLTTVRTEQDPPNALTRPPISEKLAVGVKAIDGMLTVGKGQRVGIFAGSGVGKSTLLGMIARNTTADLNVIALIGERGREVREFIERDLGPEGMSRSIVVATTSDQPALMRIKGAFTATAIAEYYRDKGMNVMLMMDSVTRVAMAQREIGLAVGEPPATRGYTPSVFAILPKLLERTGTNENGSITAFYTVLVDGDDMNEPIADAVRGILDGHIVLDRTLANKGQYPAINVLKSVSRLMNHIADPEHVKAAERLRELYYTYNKSEDLINIGAYKRGTSKEIDQAIEFEPLITNFLKQGFKDNISIEDSIAELVSLGAGGGNV from the coding sequence ATGAAAAAAGCAGAGGACTTAATTGCGGTCATTCCAAATATAAAGACTTTTAAAAAGCTTGGACGCGTTGTCCGCGTTGTTGGTTTGATGATTGAGTCACAAGGACCTGAAAGTTCAATCGGTGATGTCTGCCATATCCATTTAAATAATACAGGCAAGGCCGACTCGATTATTAAAGCAGAAGTTGTCGGATTTAAGGAAGAAATCGTCATTCTGATGCCTTACACAAATATCCGTGATATTTCTAGCGGTTGCCTTGTTGAAAGTTTGGGGAAACCGCTTGAAATCAAAGTAGGTATGAATTTAGTAGGGAAAGTGCTTGATTCGATGGGGAACCCAATCGATAACAGCATCCTTCCGAGAGGGTTGACGACTGTTCGGACAGAACAAGACCCTCCTAATGCCCTTACCCGTCCGCCAATCAGCGAAAAGCTTGCGGTGGGTGTCAAGGCGATTGATGGTATGTTGACAGTTGGAAAAGGTCAGCGTGTCGGAATTTTCGCGGGATCTGGTGTTGGAAAAAGTACGTTGCTTGGTATGATTGCTCGTAATACGACAGCCGATTTGAATGTCATAGCACTGATAGGCGAGCGTGGCCGTGAAGTCCGCGAATTCATCGAACGTGATCTTGGACCTGAAGGCATGAGTAGGTCGATTGTTGTTGCTACAACATCGGACCAACCTGCGCTTATGCGTATTAAAGGAGCGTTTACCGCAACAGCAATCGCTGAGTATTATAGAGACAAAGGCATGAACGTCATGCTTATGATGGACTCAGTAACACGGGTAGCGATGGCGCAGCGGGAAATAGGACTCGCTGTCGGAGAACCACCTGCTACGCGCGGTTATACCCCTTCTGTCTTTGCTATCTTGCCAAAATTGCTGGAACGTACGGGCACCAATGAGAATGGATCCATTACGGCATTCTATACAGTACTTGTAGATGGCGATGATATGAATGAGCCAATTGCTGATGCAGTTCGAGGAATCCTGGACGGTCACATTGTACTCGATCGGACACTTGCGAACAAAGGACAATATCCTGCAATCAACGTATTGAAAAGCGTTAGCCGGCTTATGAACCATATTGCGGATCCAGAGCATGTCAAAGCAGCAGAAAGATTGCGCGAACTTTATTACACCTACAATAAATCCGAAGATCTGATTAATATCGGAGCCTATAAACGCGGGACATCTAAAGAAATTGATCAAGCAATTGAATTCGAACCACTTATTACAAACTTTTTAAAACAAGGTTTCAAAGATAATATTTCAATTGAGGACAGTATAGCTGAGCTCGTGTCACTCGGTGCGGGAGGCGGGAACGTATGA
- the fliH gene encoding flagellar assembly protein FliH, which translates to MSNVFRSFNTILEDGETKEISIRSLYVSQEVDAEVSLSLESILVERDRLLKEANTINEQEKEAIEQLRQTATEDILSMQAAWQNEKTVLQQQAYDEGFQVGYEEGRNKSLSDMAASISTANETTELSYENARQYLVSQERIILDLAMLSTERIIGQALQDDKEVYLSVVKRALKETREMKEIKLYVSLDYFELVSDNRSELASVFPPNVPFLIFANDDFESNECYIETNHGRIVVSIDEQLNELREKLIGIMESGD; encoded by the coding sequence TTGTCTAACGTATTTCGTTCATTCAATACGATATTGGAGGATGGAGAAACGAAAGAAATCTCCATTCGGAGCCTTTACGTTTCGCAAGAAGTCGACGCGGAAGTGAGTTTGTCCTTAGAATCCATACTTGTTGAACGGGACCGCTTGTTGAAAGAGGCCAACACGATAAATGAGCAGGAAAAAGAGGCAATTGAACAACTGAGACAAACTGCCACTGAAGATATCTTATCGATGCAAGCAGCCTGGCAGAACGAAAAAACTGTACTTCAACAACAAGCATATGATGAAGGGTTTCAAGTCGGTTACGAAGAGGGGCGTAATAAGTCATTATCGGATATGGCAGCTTCTATTAGTACTGCAAATGAAACGACGGAGTTATCCTATGAAAATGCGCGTCAATATCTTGTAAGCCAAGAACGCATCATTCTCGATCTTGCAATGCTTTCTACAGAGCGGATTATTGGACAAGCACTTCAAGATGATAAGGAAGTTTATTTATCGGTTGTAAAAAGAGCCTTAAAAGAAACGCGTGAAATGAAAGAGATTAAGTTGTATGTTTCTCTAGATTACTTCGAACTTGTATCCGATAATCGTTCTGAATTGGCATCGGTTTTCCCGCCGAATGTGCCATTCCTTATTTTTGCAAATGATGATTTTGAATCAAACGAGTGCTATATCGAAACAAATCATGGGCGGATTGTTGTCAGCATTGACGAACAGTTGAATGAACTAAGGGAGAAACTCATCGGTATCATGGAAAGTGGTGATTGA
- the fliG gene encoding flagellar motor switch protein FliG, with protein sequence MVKKEKGMTGKQKAALLLISLGPEVSAAIYKHLNEDEIERLTLEISGVKKVEATVKEEIIEEFHHIALAQDYISQGGIGYAKTVLEKALGKDHAQAIINRLTSSLQVRPFDFARRADPSQILNFIQNEHPQTIALILSYLEAEQAGLILSALPQEMQADIARRIATMDSTSPEVISEIEAVLERKLSSTVTQDYTETGGVDAVVEVLNGVDRTTEKTILDALEIQDPELAEEIRKRMFVFEDIVTLDNRSIQRIIRDCENEDLILSLKVSSEEVKEVLFRNMSQRMAESFQEEIEVMGPVRLKDVEDAQSRIVSTIRRLEETGEIIIARGGGDDIIV encoded by the coding sequence GTGGTTAAGAAAGAAAAAGGGATGACAGGAAAACAAAAAGCAGCACTTCTGCTCATATCCCTCGGTCCGGAAGTGTCAGCAGCAATTTATAAGCACTTGAATGAAGACGAAATTGAGCGCCTAACGCTTGAAATTTCAGGTGTCAAAAAAGTTGAGGCAACCGTGAAAGAAGAAATTATCGAAGAGTTTCATCACATAGCACTTGCTCAGGATTATATCTCGCAAGGCGGTATAGGCTACGCGAAAACGGTACTTGAAAAAGCACTTGGTAAAGATCATGCGCAAGCAATTATCAACCGCTTAACATCTTCATTACAAGTGCGACCTTTCGATTTTGCTAGACGTGCCGATCCATCACAAATTTTGAATTTTATTCAAAACGAGCATCCGCAAACAATTGCGCTTATCTTGTCTTACTTAGAGGCAGAACAGGCTGGACTGATTTTATCGGCATTGCCACAGGAGATGCAGGCGGATATCGCGAGAAGAATTGCGACGATGGACTCAACTTCACCAGAGGTCATCAGTGAAATCGAAGCGGTACTTGAGAGAAAACTATCTTCAACCGTAACGCAAGATTACACGGAAACTGGCGGCGTCGATGCAGTCGTCGAAGTGCTTAATGGAGTCGACAGGACAACAGAGAAAACAATTCTTGATGCACTTGAAATTCAAGATCCCGAACTTGCAGAAGAAATTCGGAAACGCATGTTTGTCTTCGAGGATATTGTTACATTGGATAACCGTTCGATTCAACGTATTATCCGCGACTGTGAAAATGAAGATTTAATCCTCTCGCTGAAGGTTTCTAGCGAAGAAGTGAAAGAAGTCTTGTTCAGGAATATGTCCCAACGGATGGCGGAATCATTCCAAGAAGAGATCGAAGTCATGGGACCTGTTCGATTGAAAGATGTCGAAGATGCTCAATCTCGTATTGTGAGCACGATTCGCAGACTGGAAGAAACAGGTGAAATCATAATCGCTCGTGGTGGAGGAGATGACATCATTGTCTAA
- the fliF gene encoding flagellar basal-body MS-ring/collar protein FliF, with protein MNERLTKIKTDLQTFWSSRTKIQKGTYIGSTIAVILIAAFLTFFLSRTEYVPLYSEVSRAEIGRIKEQLDAQGVKNKVAPGGTSILVPRDSVDSLLVSLAAEGFPNSGMIDYSFFAENAGFGTTDNEFNMIKLASMQTELANLIKGIEGVKDAKVMVTLPTESVFLNESTQQASASIMLKTDAGHQFTEPQITALYNLISKSIPNLSTDDIVIMNQYSEYFDLKATDNAYGPSITDQMTLKKTIERDLQRQVQMMLGTMMGQDKIVVSVTTDIDFQLENREENLVQPVDEESMEGIALSVQRLTESFTGNGPVAGGTPAGEDPTDNGTGYVEGSFSNGDYEKIEETVNNEVNRIRKEIVESPYKIRDIGIQVMVEPPTADDPTSMPPGMQDDVQRILETIIRTSIDKEAAGALTMAELNDKIAVSVQPFNGKTVDLSTPKSAIPWWIYVIGGVLLLIIGILVFMSIRNRRKAEEMEEELIMEEQLATFDVDDINNELETEGTVRRKQLEKMAKEKPEEFAKLLRTWIAEE; from the coding sequence ATGAATGAAAGATTGACGAAAATCAAGACGGATCTACAAACGTTTTGGTCGAGTCGTACAAAAATACAAAAAGGTACTTATATCGGATCCACTATCGCCGTTATTTTAATCGCTGCTTTCTTGACGTTCTTTCTATCAAGGACGGAATATGTGCCACTCTATTCGGAGGTGTCTCGGGCGGAAATCGGACGCATTAAAGAACAGCTTGATGCTCAAGGGGTTAAAAATAAAGTTGCACCAGGTGGGACATCGATACTAGTGCCGCGGGACAGCGTAGACTCTTTATTGGTATCCCTTGCGGCAGAAGGTTTTCCAAACTCAGGAATGATTGATTACTCGTTCTTTGCAGAAAATGCGGGATTTGGAACGACGGACAATGAGTTCAATATGATTAAACTTGCTTCGATGCAAACTGAACTTGCGAACCTGATTAAAGGTATCGAAGGTGTAAAAGATGCAAAAGTAATGGTCACATTGCCAACAGAGAGTGTTTTTTTGAATGAGAGTACGCAACAGGCAAGTGCATCAATCATGTTGAAAACTGATGCGGGACACCAATTCACTGAACCACAGATTACTGCACTTTATAATCTAATATCGAAAAGTATACCGAATCTGTCGACTGATGATATTGTCATCATGAATCAGTACTCCGAGTATTTTGATTTGAAAGCTACAGATAATGCGTACGGACCTAGCATTACGGATCAAATGACGCTTAAAAAAACAATCGAACGTGATTTGCAACGCCAAGTACAGATGATGCTTGGAACAATGATGGGACAAGATAAAATTGTGGTCTCAGTTACAACTGATATTGACTTCCAACTTGAAAACAGGGAAGAGAATCTTGTACAGCCCGTCGACGAGGAGAGTATGGAAGGCATTGCACTTAGCGTACAGCGTCTTACTGAATCGTTTACAGGAAATGGGCCAGTTGCGGGTGGAACTCCTGCAGGAGAGGACCCTACAGATAATGGAACTGGCTACGTGGAAGGGTCCTTTTCAAACGGCGATTATGAAAAAATCGAAGAAACGGTTAACAATGAAGTGAACCGCATTCGTAAAGAAATTGTTGAAAGCCCTTATAAGATTCGTGATATCGGAATCCAAGTAATGGTTGAACCACCAACAGCAGATGATCCAACATCAATGCCACCGGGAATGCAAGATGATGTCCAGCGCATATTGGAAACAATCATTCGTACATCTATCGACAAAGAGGCTGCTGGTGCGCTGACGATGGCGGAATTGAATGACAAGATTGCTGTTTCCGTACAGCCTTTTAATGGGAAAACAGTAGACTTGTCTACACCGAAGTCCGCAATCCCATGGTGGATTTACGTGATTGGTGGGGTCCTTCTTCTTATTATCGGTATTCTAGTGTTTATGTCCATTAGGAATCGCCGAAAAGCGGAAGAAATGGAAGAAGAATTGATTATGGAAGAACAGCTTGCAACATTTGACGTAGATGACATTAATAATGAACTTGAAACAGAAGGAACTGTCCGTAGGAAACAACTCGAGAAGATGGCAAAAGAGAAACCAGAAGAGTTTGCCAAACTATTGCGTACATGGATAGCCGAGGAATGA
- the flgC gene encoding flagellar basal body rod protein FlgC codes for MTIFHSLNTSASALTAQRMRMDVISSNMANIDTTRGKMVDGEWQPYRRKSVTFQPREGQFSSMLNASMGKSIKGSAGYGVTVSRIKEDTETPFKLVFDPSHPDANDEGYVSMPNVDPLREMIDLMSATRSYEANVTVINANKSMLMKALEIGK; via the coding sequence TTGACGATATTCCATAGCTTGAATACGTCTGCATCTGCATTGACAGCGCAACGCATGCGGATGGATGTCATTTCGTCCAATATGGCGAACATCGATACAACGCGGGGGAAAATGGTAGACGGTGAATGGCAACCCTATCGCCGTAAATCAGTTACATTTCAACCGCGTGAAGGGCAATTCTCATCGATGCTAAATGCCTCGATGGGTAAATCAATAAAAGGGTCGGCAGGATATGGCGTTACGGTTTCTAGGATTAAAGAAGATACCGAAACGCCATTTAAACTTGTCTTTGATCCGTCTCATCCCGATGCGAATGACGAAGGATATGTTTCGATGCCAAATGTTGATCCGCTGCGGGAAATGATTGACCTGATGTCCGCTACACGTTCTTATGAAGCAAACGTAACAGTGATTAATGCTAATAAATCAATGCTTATGAAAGCTCTTGAAATCGGCAAATAA
- the flgB gene encoding flagellar basal body rod protein FlgB — protein MNLFGSTITQLERGLDYSATKGKAISQNIANVDTPNYKAKNVSFKDVFANVQANSLEAYKTDERHINFKPNTAHSGVFNYSNLRYRQDGNGVDMDKEQADLAANQIYYNAVVDRINGKFNTLQNVIKGGR, from the coding sequence ATGAATTTGTTTGGATCGACGATAACGCAATTGGAGCGCGGATTGGATTATTCTGCAACAAAAGGGAAAGCGATTTCGCAAAATATAGCAAATGTCGACACGCCGAATTATAAAGCGAAAAATGTCAGCTTTAAAGATGTTTTTGCAAATGTTCAAGCGAATTCGTTGGAAGCTTATAAAACAGACGAGCGGCATATCAATTTCAAGCCTAATACGGCGCATTCAGGTGTTTTTAATTACTCAAATCTTCGTTATCGACAAGATGGAAATGGCGTAGATATGGATAAGGAACAGGCTGATCTTGCGGCTAACCAAATTTACTATAACGCAGTTGTCGACCGTATTAACGGAAAGTTCAATACGTTACAAAATGTAATTAAAGGAGGTCGTTGA
- the codY gene encoding GTP-sensing pleiotropic transcriptional regulator CodY, with translation MNLLSKTREINAMLQESAGKPVNFKEMAEKLSSVIDCNAFIVSRKGKLLGLEIHHQIENERMKQMFVDRKFPEEYTNRLFEVRETSSNLDVYSSHTVFPVENRELFKDGLTTIVPIVGGGERLGTLILARLKEDFQDDDLILAEYGATVVGMEILREKSEKIEIEARSKAVVQMAINSLSYSEHEAIEHIFHELDGNEGLLVASKIADRVGITRSVIVNALRKLESAGVIESRSLGMKGTYIKVLNNKFLEELEKQKS, from the coding sequence ATGAATTTATTATCAAAAACACGTGAAATTAACGCAATGCTACAAGAATCGGCAGGAAAACCTGTAAACTTTAAGGAAATGGCTGAGAAGCTTAGTTCTGTTATCGACTGTAATGCATTTATCGTAAGCAGAAAAGGGAAATTACTTGGTTTAGAAATACACCACCAAATCGAAAACGAACGCATGAAGCAAATGTTCGTTGATCGTAAATTCCCTGAGGAATATACAAATCGTTTGTTTGAAGTAAGAGAAACATCTTCAAATCTGGATGTATACAGTTCACACACAGTCTTTCCAGTTGAAAATCGTGAACTCTTCAAAGACGGCTTAACAACAATTGTTCCAATCGTTGGTGGCGGTGAACGTCTTGGTACACTAATCTTGGCTAGACTTAAAGAAGATTTCCAGGATGATGATTTGATCCTTGCGGAATACGGTGCGACTGTTGTCGGGATGGAAATTTTACGTGAGAAATCAGAGAAAATTGAAATCGAAGCACGTAGTAAAGCAGTTGTTCAAATGGCTATCAATTCCCTTTCTTATAGTGAACACGAAGCGATTGAGCACATTTTCCATGAGCTTGATGGTAATGAAGGTCTACTAGTCGCATCTAAAATTGCAGACCGTGTAGGTATTACACGTTCTGTAATCGTAAATGCACTTCGTAAACTAGAAAGTGCTGGCGTTATCGAATCTCGTTCCCTAGGAATGAAAGGGACATATATCAAGGTCCTTAATAATAAATTCCTTGAAGAACTTGAAAAACAAAAATCATAA
- the hslU gene encoding ATP-dependent protease ATPase subunit HslU — protein sequence MKRQELTPKELTAHLDRYIIGQDKAKRAVAVAIRNRYRRSLLSDDEKSEIIPKNILMIGPTGVGKTEIARRIAKLVNAPFLKVEATKFTEVGYVGRDVESMIRDLTEAGVRIVREEQREAVKGHAVILAEERLIELLVPEKKKMGGMQNPFEMLFGQKAEQEEPDYAEVAEVKRKRSEIATSLKAGELEEQMVTVEVTAQQPSMFDALQGSGMEQMGANMQDAFSSLMPKKTVKRKMKVKDARIALEAEEADKLIDHDEISRRAIELTEQSGIIFIDEMDKIASRGGSGSSADVSREGVQRDILPIVEGSTVSTKYGTVKTDFILFIAAGAFHMSKPSDIIPELQGRFPIRVELEKLTKNDFERILKEPDFSLIRQYEKLLNTENVVLDFTDEAISRLAEIAFEVNDDTENIGARRLHTILEKLLEELSYEAADIGPATIKITPAYVDEKLKDIAKNKDLSHFIL from the coding sequence ATAAAGAGACAAGAGCTGACACCCAAGGAATTGACTGCACATCTCGATAGATATATTATCGGTCAAGACAAAGCCAAGCGTGCAGTGGCTGTAGCCATTCGTAACAGGTACAGAAGAAGTCTGCTTTCTGATGACGAGAAAAGTGAAATCATACCGAAAAACATACTTATGATTGGTCCGACAGGTGTCGGGAAAACTGAAATCGCGAGAAGAATCGCTAAGCTAGTAAATGCTCCATTCCTTAAAGTAGAAGCGACGAAGTTTACAGAAGTAGGTTATGTAGGCCGTGATGTCGAGTCGATGATAAGAGATTTAACAGAAGCGGGCGTTCGAATTGTTCGGGAAGAGCAGCGTGAAGCTGTGAAAGGGCATGCGGTTATTCTTGCAGAAGAACGACTAATCGAATTACTTGTTCCTGAAAAAAAGAAAATGGGCGGTATGCAAAACCCGTTTGAAATGTTGTTTGGCCAAAAAGCAGAGCAGGAAGAACCTGATTATGCAGAAGTAGCCGAAGTGAAGCGTAAACGCTCTGAGATTGCGACAAGCCTCAAAGCGGGGGAACTTGAAGAACAAATGGTCACTGTAGAAGTTACTGCACAGCAGCCATCTATGTTTGACGCTTTACAAGGGTCGGGTATGGAACAGATGGGTGCGAATATGCAAGACGCATTTTCTTCTCTTATGCCGAAAAAGACAGTCAAGCGCAAAATGAAAGTAAAGGATGCCCGCATCGCACTTGAAGCGGAAGAGGCTGACAAGCTGATTGATCATGATGAAATCTCAAGACGAGCAATCGAGCTTACAGAGCAGTCAGGTATCATCTTCATTGATGAAATGGACAAAATTGCTAGTCGGGGCGGAAGTGGTTCGTCAGCAGATGTTTCACGGGAAGGCGTTCAGCGGGATATATTACCAATCGTTGAAGGCTCGACTGTTTCGACTAAGTACGGTACAGTAAAGACCGATTTCATTTTGTTTATTGCGGCAGGGGCGTTCCATATGTCAAAACCCTCCGATATTATTCCGGAACTGCAAGGGCGCTTTCCAATTCGGGTCGAACTTGAAAAGCTGACGAAGAATGACTTTGAACGTATTTTAAAAGAGCCTGATTTTTCTCTTATCCGTCAATATGAAAAATTGCTCAATACGGAAAATGTTGTTTTGGATTTTACTGACGAAGCAATTAGCCGACTTGCTGAAATTGCATTTGAAGTGAATGATGATACGGAGAATATCGGTGCAAGGCGTCTACATACTATCTTGGAGAAATTACTCGAAGAACTATCGTATGAAGCGGCTGATATCGGACCGGCAACGATTAAAATAACACCCGCGTATGTCGATGAAAAGCTGAAAGATATCGCGAAAAATAAAGATTTATCACATTTTATACTTTAA